From a single Phragmites australis chromosome 7, lpPhrAust1.1, whole genome shotgun sequence genomic region:
- the LOC133925148 gene encoding uncharacterized protein LOC133925148, whose amino-acid sequence METVRDEAWPVVAPQQRQQPPAPQLQQQQQQNGRIDLRGLKAQMEKRLGPDRSQRYFGYLNGYLSQRLSKPDFDNLCLQTLGRENLQLHNQLIRSILYNAYQAKCPPPPIDVGRPLVASAKKVSQAAEVFNTCNGDVRLLQVQGSRPMGTAQIRPLKDRMNNMGPNSRVEAAVNYTQVSHGVSAAPENGTLSSLELKRSVHFQQCEPAEPLPKRPHVEKLPPDNMLLQRRSMCSGTDCSVGMLQSPVQAPLGIPFCSASVGGARKLPPPPMSAGDDRFNSCLEHGGLFNTEVLHRRMEKTAETLGLAGVTMDCAELLNNGLDMYLKNLIRSSVELIGASFQRDARKGTPYKQQAYGKQINGVRLPNHVHMYSGSRPSGATNEIRSNHLISVNDFKVAMQLNPQQLGEDWSVLLEKICLCSSEEND is encoded by the coding sequence ATGGAAACGGTAAGGGATGAGGCCTGGCCAGTGGTTGCAccgcagcagcggcagcagccaCCAGCGCCCcaactgcagcagcagcagcaacagaatGGCCGTATTGATCTCAGGGGGCTGAAGGCTCAGATGGAGAAGCGACTTGGTCCAGACCGTTCGCAGCGGTACTTTGGTTACTTGAATGGCTACTTGTCGCAGAGGCTCAGCAAGCCAGACTTTGACAATCTGTGCCTGCAGACCCTGGGGCGGGAGAACCTCCAGCTCCACAACCAGCTAATCCGTTCAATTCTTTACAATGCCTACCAGGCAAAGTGTCCACCTCCACCAATAGATGTGGGGAGGCCTCTGGTAGCATCGGCAAAGAAGGTTTCTCAGGCTGCTGAAGTGTTCAATACTTGCAATGGGGATGTCAGGTTGTTACAGGTTCAGGGATCAAGGCCCATGGGCACAGCGCAAATTCGTCCTTTGAAAGACCGGATGAATAACATGGGTCCAAACAGTAGGGTGGAGGCTGCTGTCAATTACACCCAGGTTTCTCATGGTGTTTCCGCAGCTCCAGAGAATGGTACTCTAAGCTCACTTGAGTTGAAGAGATCGGTGCATTTTCAACAATGTGAACCTGCAGAGCCATTGCCAAAGCGCCCCCATGTGGAGAAGTTGCCACCTGATAATATgctcttgcagagaagaagtatGTGCAGTGGTACAGATTGTTCTGTGGGAATGTTGCAAAGTCCTGTACAGGCTCCACTTGGAATTCCTTTTTGTTCAGCAAGTGTGGGTGGGGCAAGGAAATTGCCACCACCACCAATGAGTGCAGGTGACGATCGCTTTAACAGCTGCCTTGAGCATGGTGGCCTGTTCAACACTGAGGTGCTGCATAGGCGGATGGAGAAAACAGCAGAAACACTGGGCTTAGCGGGTGTCACAATGGATTGTGCCGAGCTTCTGAATAATGGTCTGGACATGTACTTGAAGAACCTGATTAGGTCGTCTGTTGAGTTAATAGGAGCTAGTTTTCAGAGGGATGCAAGGAAAGGGACACCATACAAGCAGCAAGCTTATGGAAAGCAGATTAACGGTGTCCGGTTGCCGAACCATGTTCACATGTATTCAGGCAGCAGACCATCGGGAGCCACAAATGAGATCAGAAGTAACCACTTGATCTCTGTCAATGATTTCAAGGTAGCTATGCAGCTAAACCCTCAACAGCTTGGGGAGGACTGGTCAGTCCTTCTCGAGAAGATATGTCTATGTTCTTCGGAGGAAAATGACTAA